Proteins encoded by one window of Deinococcus multiflagellatus:
- a CDS encoding 4-(cytidine 5'-diphospho)-2-C-methyl-D-erythritol kinase, which produces MTTGPSATAPVTYFAPAKVNLGLSVRSQRADGYHDLHSLMVPLNVGDDLDIAPAPTLSLRVEGADLPTDEGNLVYRAARAYLDAAGVSGGAAITLHKRLPLASGLGGGSSDAATTLMALARLYPSGVALAPLARRLGADVPFFLLGHAATAAGTGEILSPTPVPRTALVLVNPGVPVSAGDAYRWLDAEEAFTTALDIEAIVAALSNGRPVPYLNALQGPVAARHAPIREVLGVLERAGLHSPLMSGSGSTCFALARDDAHAHDAAHALARAHPHWWVTAACTL; this is translated from the coding sequence GTACTTTGCGCCCGCCAAGGTCAACCTGGGCCTGAGCGTGCGCTCACAGCGCGCCGACGGCTACCACGACCTGCACTCGCTGATGGTGCCGCTGAATGTGGGGGACGACCTGGACATTGCCCCGGCCCCCACCCTGAGCCTGCGCGTGGAGGGCGCCGATCTGCCCACCGACGAGGGCAATCTGGTCTACCGCGCGGCGCGGGCCTACCTGGACGCCGCCGGGGTGAGCGGGGGCGCGGCCATCACGCTGCACAAGCGCCTGCCGCTGGCTTCCGGGCTGGGGGGCGGCAGCAGCGACGCCGCCACCACCCTGATGGCCCTGGCGCGGCTGTATCCGTCCGGGGTGGCCCTGGCCCCGCTGGCCCGGCGCCTGGGGGCCGACGTGCCCTTTTTTCTGCTGGGCCACGCCGCCACCGCCGCCGGCACCGGCGAGATCCTCTCCCCCACCCCGGTGCCGCGCACGGCGCTGGTGCTGGTGAACCCCGGCGTGCCCGTGAGTGCGGGCGACGCCTACAGGTGGCTGGACGCCGAGGAAGCCTTTACCACCGCCCTGGATATTGAAGCGATTGTGGCCGCCCTGTCCAACGGCCGCCCGGTGCCCTACCTGAACGCCCTGCAGGGCCCGGTGGCCGCCCGCCACGCGCCCATCCGCGAGGTGCTGGGGGTGCTGGAGCGCGCCGGCCTGCACTCGCCCCTGATGAGCGGTTCAGGTAGCACCTGCTTTGCCCTGGCCCGCGACGACGCCCACGCCCACGACGCCGCCCACGCCCTGGCCCGCGCCCACCCCCACTGGTGGGTGACGGCCGCCTGCACCCTGTAA